A genomic stretch from Arvicanthis niloticus isolate mArvNil1 chromosome 12, mArvNil1.pat.X, whole genome shotgun sequence includes:
- the Fam131a gene encoding protein FAM131A isoform X1 gives MPMISVLGKMFLWQREGPGGRWTCQTSRRVASEPAWAVEWIELPRGLSLSSLGSARTLRGWSRSPRPSSVDSQDLPEVNVGDTVAMLPKSRRALTIQEIAALARSSLHGISQVVKDHVTKPTAMAQGRVAHLIEWKGWSKPSDSPAALESAFSSYSDLSEGEQEARFAAGVAEQFAIAEAKLRAWSSVDGDDSTDDSYDEDFTGGIDTDMAGPLGSRLQDLFTGRRFSRPVRQGSVEPESDCSQTVSPDTLCSSLCSLEDGLLGSPARMTSQMLGEELLLARLPPSRESAFRSLGPLEAQDSLYNSPLSESCLSPTEEEPDSCKDCQLLCPLPTGSWERQQQVSDVASSGVVSLDEDEVGQ, from the exons ATGCCTATGATTTCTGTGCTGGGCAAAATGTTTCTGTGGCAGCGCGAAGGGCCTGGAGGACGATGGACTTGTCAGACAAGTCGCAGAG TGGCTTCGGAGCCTGCCTGGGCTGTGGAGTGGATCGAACTCCCTCGaggtctctctctgtcctccctggGATCTGCTCGGACTCTCCGAGGCTGGAGCCGGTCCCCGCGTCCTTCTTCCGTGGACAGCCAGGACTTGCCAGAG GTGAATGTTGGAGACACAGTCGCAATGCTGCCCAAGTCCCGGAGAGCTCTAACCATCCAGGAGATCGCTGCGCTGGCCAGATCGTCCCTGCATG GTATTTCCCAGGTAGTGAAGGATCACGTGACCAAGCCCACAGCCATGGCCCAGGGCCGTGTGGCTCACCTTATCGAATGGAAGGGCTGGAGCAAGCCTAGTGACTCACCAGCTGCTCTGGAATCAGCCTTTTCCTCCTATTCAGACCTCAGTGAGGGCGAACAAGAGGCTCGCTTTGCAGCAG GAGTGGCCGAGCAGTTTGCTATTGCAGAAGCCAAGCTCCGGGCATGGTCTTCAGTAGATGGTGATGACTCCACTGACGACTCTTATGACGAGGACTTTACTGGAGGAATTGACACAG aCATGGCTGGGCCTCTGGGGTCCCGCCTCCAGGACCTCTTCACAGGCCGTCGATTCTCCCGGCCTGTGCGCCAGGGCTCTGTGGAGCCAGAGAGCGACTGTTCACAGACCGTGTCCCCAGATACCCTGTGCTCTAGTCTGTGCAGCCTGGAGGATGGATTACTGGGCTCCCCAGCCAGGATGACCTCCCAGATGTTGGGTGAAGAGTTGCTCCTCGCCAGACTGCCCCCCAGCCGGGAAAGTGCCTTCCGCAGCCTGGGCCCTTTGGAGGCCCAGGACTCCCTTTACAACTCACCGCTCTCAGAATCCTGCCTTTCCCCTACCGAGGAGGAGCCGGATTCTTGCAAGGACTGCCAGCTGCTCTGCCCACTGCCCACAGGCAGCTGGGAAAGACAGCAGCAAGTCTCTGATGTGGCCTCTTCTGGGGTCGTATCCTTAGATGAGGATGAGGTGGGTCAGTGA
- the Fam131a gene encoding protein FAM131A isoform X2 encodes MLPKSRRALTIQEIAALARSSLHGISQVVKDHVTKPTAMAQGRVAHLIEWKGWSKPSDSPAALESAFSSYSDLSEGEQEARFAAGVAEQFAIAEAKLRAWSSVDGDDSTDDSYDEDFTGGIDTDMAGPLGSRLQDLFTGRRFSRPVRQGSVEPESDCSQTVSPDTLCSSLCSLEDGLLGSPARMTSQMLGEELLLARLPPSRESAFRSLGPLEAQDSLYNSPLSESCLSPTEEEPDSCKDCQLLCPLPTGSWERQQQVSDVASSGVVSLDEDEVGQ; translated from the exons ATGCTGCCCAAGTCCCGGAGAGCTCTAACCATCCAGGAGATCGCTGCGCTGGCCAGATCGTCCCTGCATG GTATTTCCCAGGTAGTGAAGGATCACGTGACCAAGCCCACAGCCATGGCCCAGGGCCGTGTGGCTCACCTTATCGAATGGAAGGGCTGGAGCAAGCCTAGTGACTCACCAGCTGCTCTGGAATCAGCCTTTTCCTCCTATTCAGACCTCAGTGAGGGCGAACAAGAGGCTCGCTTTGCAGCAG GAGTGGCCGAGCAGTTTGCTATTGCAGAAGCCAAGCTCCGGGCATGGTCTTCAGTAGATGGTGATGACTCCACTGACGACTCTTATGACGAGGACTTTACTGGAGGAATTGACACAG aCATGGCTGGGCCTCTGGGGTCCCGCCTCCAGGACCTCTTCACAGGCCGTCGATTCTCCCGGCCTGTGCGCCAGGGCTCTGTGGAGCCAGAGAGCGACTGTTCACAGACCGTGTCCCCAGATACCCTGTGCTCTAGTCTGTGCAGCCTGGAGGATGGATTACTGGGCTCCCCAGCCAGGATGACCTCCCAGATGTTGGGTGAAGAGTTGCTCCTCGCCAGACTGCCCCCCAGCCGGGAAAGTGCCTTCCGCAGCCTGGGCCCTTTGGAGGCCCAGGACTCCCTTTACAACTCACCGCTCTCAGAATCCTGCCTTTCCCCTACCGAGGAGGAGCCGGATTCTTGCAAGGACTGCCAGCTGCTCTGCCCACTGCCCACAGGCAGCTGGGAAAGACAGCAGCAAGTCTCTGATGTGGCCTCTTCTGGGGTCGTATCCTTAGATGAGGATGAGGTGGGTCAGTGA
- the Polr2h gene encoding DNA-directed RNA polymerases I, II, and III subunit RPABC3, with protein sequence MAGILFEDIFDVKDIDPEGKKFDRVSRLHCESESFKMDLILDVNIQIYPVDLGDKFRLVIASTLYEDGTLDDGEYNPTDDRPSRADQFEYVMYGKVYRIEGDETSTEAATRLSAYVSYGGLLMRLQGDANNLHGFEVDSRVYLLMKKLAF encoded by the exons ATGGCGGGCATCCTGTTCGAGGATATTTTCGATGTGAAAGACATTGACCCAGAAGGCAAGAAATTTGACCGAG TATCCCGGCTGCACTGTGAGAGTGAATCTTTCAAGATGGACCTCATCTTAGATGTAAACATTCAGATTTACCCTGTAGACTTAG GTGACAAGTTCCGGTTGGTTATAGCTAGTACTTTGTATGAAGATGGTACCTTGGATGATGGTGAATACAACCCCACAGATGACAGGCCTTCCAG GGCTGACCAGTTTGAGTATGTGATGTATGGGAAGGTGTACAGGATCGAAGGGGACGAGACTTCCACTGAAGCAGCCACACGTCT CTCCGCATACGTGTCCTACGGCGGCCTGCTCATGAGGCTTCAGGGGGATGCCAACAACCTACATGGATTTGAGGTGGACTCCCGAGTTTATCTGCTGATGAAGAAGCTGGCGTTCTGA
- the Clcn2 gene encoding chloride channel protein 2 — protein MAAATAAAAAATAGEGMEPRALQYEQTLMYGRYTQELGAFAKEEAARIRLGGPEPWKGSPSARATPELLEYGQSRCARCRICSVRCHKFLVSRVGEDWIFLVLLGLLMALVSWAMDYAIAVCLQAQQWMSRGLNTNILLQYLAWVTYPVVLITFSAGFTQILAPQAVGSGIPEMKTILRGVVLKEYLTLKTFVAKVIGLTCALGSGMPLGKEGPFVHIASMCAALLSKFLSLFGGIYENESRNTEMLAAACAVGVGCCFAAPIGGVLFSIEVTSTFFAVRNYWRGFFAATFSAFIFRVLAVWNRDEETITALFKTRFRLDFPFDLQELPAFAVIGIASGFGGALFVYLNRKIVQVMRKQKTINRFLMRKRLLFPALVTLLISTLTFPPGFGQFMAGQLSQKETLVTLFDNRTWVRQGLVEDLELPSTSQAWSPPRANVFLTLVIFILMKFWMSALATTIPVPCGAFMPVFVIGAAFGRLVGESMAAWFPDGIHTDSSTYRIVPGGYAVVGAAALAGAVTHTVSTAVIVFELTGQIAHILPVMIAVILANAVAQSLQPSLYDSIIRIKKLPYLPELGWGRHQQYRVRVEDIMVRDVPHVALNCTFRDLRLALHRTKGRMLALVESPESMILLGSIERSQVVALLGAQLSPARRRQHMQKLRKAQMSPPSDQESPPSSETSIRFQVNTEDSGFSGAHGQTPKPLKPALKRGPSNTTSLQEGTTGNMELAGIALRNLFCGSPPLEATADLEKSESCDKRKLKRVRISLASDSDLEGEMSPEEILEWEEQQLDEPVNFSDCKIDPAPFQLVERTSLHKTHTIFSLLGVDHAYVTSIGRLIGIVTLKELRKAIEGSVTAQGVKVRPPLASFRDSATSSSDTETTEVHALWGPRSRHGLPREGTPSDSDDKCQ, from the exons ATGGCGGCCGCAACGGCCGCGGCGGCAGCGGCGACGGCGGGGGAAGGGATGGAGCCTCGAGCGCTGCAGTACGAGCAGACCCTG ATGTATGGCCGGTACACGCAGGAACTCGGGGCCTTTGCCAAAGAGGAAGCTGCTCGGATCCGCCTGGGAGGGCCTGAGCCCTGGAAGGGGTCCCCGTCTGCCCGGGCTACCCCAGAGCTTCTAGAGTATGGACAGAGCCGGTGTGCCAGATGTCGCA TTTGTTCTGTACGCTGCCACAAGTTCCTAGTGTCCAGGGTTGGTGAAGACTGGATCTTCCTGGTCCTGTTGGGGCTCCTCATGGCATTGGTCAGTTGGGCCATGGACTATGCCATCGCTGTCTGTCTACAGG CTCAGCAGTGGATGTCCCGGGGCTTAAACACCAACATCTTACTCCAGTACCTGGCTTGGGTTACCTACCCTGTGGTCCTCATCACTTTCTCTGCCGGATTCACCCAGATCCTGGCCCCACAGGCTGTCG GGTCTGGCATCCCCGAGATGAAAACCATCCTTCGGGGAGTGGTGCTGAAAGAATACCTCACCCTCAAGACCTTTGTAGCTAAGGTCATTGGGCTAACCTGTGCCCTGGGCAGTGGGATGCCCCTTGGCAAAGAG GGACCCTTTGTGCACATTGCCAGCATGTGTGCTGCCCTTCTCAGCAAGTTTCTCTCCCTCTTTGGGGGTATCTATGAG AACGAGTCTCGGAACACAGAGATGCTGGCTGCCGCATGCGCAGTAGGTGTGGGCTGCTGCTTTGCTGCACCAATTGGAG gggTCCTATTCAGCATTGAGGTCACCTCCACCTTCTTCGCTGTTAGGAACTACTGGCGGGGCTTCTTCGCGGCCACCTTCAGTGCCTTCATCTTTCGGGTCTTGGCGGTGTGGAACCGTGATGAAG AAACCATCACAGCTCTCTTCAAAACTCGGTTCCGACTCGACTTCCCCTTTGACCTGCAGGAGCTGCCAGCCTTTGCTGTCATTGG tATTGCTAGTGGCTTCGGGGGAGCCCTGTTTGTCTATCTGAACCGGAAGATTGTCCAGGTGATGCGGAAGCAAAAAACCATCAACCGCTTCCTCATGAGGAA ACGGCTGCTCTTCCCAGCACTGGTGACTCTGCTCATCTCTACTCTGACCTTCCCCCCTGGCTTTGGACAGTTCATGGCCGGACAG CTCTCGCAGAAAGAGACCCTAGTCACTCTGTTTGACAACCGGACATGGGTCCGCCAGGGCCTAGTAGAGGATCTGGAACTACCCAGCACGTCACAGGCGTGGAGCCCACCACGTGCCAATGTCTTCCTTACTCTGGTCATCTTCATCCTCATGAAG TTTTGGATGTCTGCACTGGCTACCACCATCCCAGTGCCCTGTGGGGCCTTCATGCCTGTCTTTGTCATTG GAGCAGCGTTTGGGCGGCTGGTGGGCGAGAGCATGGCCGCCTGGTTCCCGGATGGGATTCACACGGATAGCAGTACCTACCGGATTGTACCTGGAGGCTATGCCGTGGTTG GGGCGGCTGCGCTTGCAGGAGCAGTGACACACACAGTGTCCACAGCAGTGATTGTCTTCGAGCTCACGGGCCAGATTGCTCACATTCTACCTGTCATGATTGCTGTCATCCTGGCTAATGCTGTTGCCCAGAGCCTGCAGCCCTCCCTCTATGACAGTATCATCCGCATCAAGAAGCTGCCCTACCTGCCTGAGCTGGGCTGGGGCCGCCACCA GCAGTACCGGGTACGGGTAGAAGACATCATGGTACGGGATGTCCCCCATGTAGCCCTCAACTGCACTTTCCGGGACCTGCGGTTGGCACTGCACAGAACCAAGGGCCGTATGTTGGCCCTAGTGGAGTCCCCTG AGTCCATGATCCTGCTGGGCTCCATCGAACGCTCACAGGTGGTAGCACTTCTGGGGGCACAGCTGAGCCCAGCACGCAGGCGGCAGCACATGCAAAAGCTAAGAAAAGCCCAGATGTCTCCACCATCAGATCAGGAGAGCCCCCCTAGCTCTGAGACATCCATCCGCTTCCAG GTGAACACAGAGGACTCGGGCTTCTCTGGGGCTCATGGGCAGACTCCCAAGCCCCTGAAGCCTGCTCTGAAGAGAGGGCCCAGCAACACCACAAGCCTACAGGAAGGTACCACAG GCAACATGGAATTAGCAGGCATTGCCCTCAGAAACCTCTTCTGTGGCAGTCCACCTCTGGAGGCAACAGCAGAT TTGGAAAAGTCGGAATCCTGTGACAAGCGCAAGCTGAAGCGGGTCCGAATCTCCCTGGCG AGTGACTCAGACCTGGAAGGGGAGATGAGTCCTGAGGAG ATCTTAGAGTGGGAAGAACAGCAACTAGATGAACCAGTCAACTTCAGTGACTGCAAAATCGACCCCGCTCCCTTCCAGCTAGTGGAGCGGACTTCTTTGCACAAG ACTCACACCATCTTCTCACTGCTGGGAGTGGACCACGCTTATGTCACCAGCATTGGCAGACTCATTGGGATTGTCACCCTAAAGGAG CTCCGGAAGGCCATTGAAGGCTCTGTTACAGCACAGGGTGTAAAAGTCAGGCCACCCCTCGCCAGTTTCCGGGACAGTGCTACCAGCAGCAGTGACACAGAGACCACTGAGGTGCATGCGCTCTGGGGGCCAAGATCCCGCCATGGCCTCCCACGAGAGGGTACCCCCTCCGATAGTGATGACAAGTGCCAGTGA